In Bacillota bacterium, the sequence AATCTTTCGATAGATGTTCGTAATATGGTTTTTCACGGTGTGCTTGCTAATAAAGAGCTGCTCGGCTATCTCTTCGTTGGATAAACCCTTAGCGATTAGCTTGAGCACCTCCCGCTCTCTCATTGTCAGTTGAGCAAAACGCTGGGCCCGTGTGTCATCACTTGCTGCCAACGAGTGACACCTCCTTGAATACCAGGGCTTACGATCACAGCAATAGCAAAGATAAGATCGTCAAGGCGCTTAGTCCATATTATGTGATAAGGCGAAAGTGGGAACTAGGAACCCTTTCCTTTTTCCTAAACCCCCTGTAGAACTACCTCCTAGCTTTTGCGAGGTTTTTCCAAGCAAACATAGGTTTTGACAAACACAAATTCGTGTTATCCACATCTGTGGATAACTTGTGGATAACTGTGGAAAAACTTTGGGGAAATCGGAGGAGCTTGTCCGAAAACCCCTTTGCAGCTTGCTTTTGGCCCCTCCAGACCCTGTGGGCAAAAGTTGTGGGGATAACTACCTTATCTGTGGATAACTCATGTTGATATTGATAGGAACTCCCCATTTAATGGGTTTTTTTTGCCAGATGTGGATAAGTTCCCCTGTTCACCAGCGACAGAGGCAGAGGGGAAGGAGTCTTTTGGTGGGAAGCGAAGTTCCTGGCAAAGAGGGTTATTAGGGGGAGATCACAATGACAAAGATGCTCAGGGCGAATTTAATCAACCCACAGGAGTTTCGGTTGGAAGAAGTGGAGCGACCGGTGCCCGGGCCCGGGGAAGTGCTCATTGATGTCAAGTTGTGTGGAATCTGCGGCAGCGATATTCACGCATACCATGGGGTTCATGCCTTCATCCATTGCCCCATTGTATTGGGCCATGAATTTGTTGGAGACGTTGCGGCAGTCGGGCCCGATGTCACGGAATTTTCTCCGGGACAGAAGGTAGTGGTGGAGCCCAACCTAGTCTGTGGTGAGTGTTACAACTGCCGCAACGGGCGCTACAATGTCTGCTTGAATCTCAAGGTGATCGGCTGCCAAGACACCGGTGCCTATGCCCAGTCCATCGTGGTTCCCACCGACAAAGTGTTACCGGTACCCGAGGATCTCAGCTATGATCGGGCGGTTTTGGTGGAGCCCTTGGCCGTTGGTGTCCACGCTATCCACCGTTCCGGAATGAAGGCTGGAGATCGGGTGGTTATCTTTGGGGTAGGACCCATTGGCTTGTTGACTTTGGTGGCTGCCAAGAGCATGGGAGCCGGCAAGGTGTTGGCGGTGGATGTGATTGACTCCCGCCTAGAGCTAGCCCAACGCTTTGGTGCCGATACTGTGTGCAATTCCACTCGGGACAATCTTGAGGAAGTTATTGTCCGGGAGTTTGGTCCGGAACGGGCTGATCTTCACTTTGAATGCTCCGCAGCACCCCAGGCTTTGAACCAGGCAATAGACTTAGCCAGGAAGGGACTGACCATCGTCCAGGTGGGTTGCTTTGGTCCGCCGGTAACGATCAACAACCTGAGCTATGTTCAGGAGCATGAGTTAAGTATTATCGGAACCATGATGTACATGAAGTCCGATTACCAGGAAGCCATCGATATTCTGTACTCCGCCGATCTACCCTTTGAAGAGCTAATCACCCATCGCTTTCCCCTGCAGGATGTAGCCAAGGCCTTTCAGATGCTGGATGAAGAGAAGGAAAGGGTAATTAAGGCAGTTTTGGAAATCGGTTAGAGGGTCGAAGTCGACTTACTGGTGGGAACAACGCAGAACAGGAGGTACGGTGATATGCCTTGGAGTGCCGAGGAATTGGCCGGTGGCCAAATCCAGTGTGAGTGTGGTCGAGTTCATCACGTGCCCATCCATACAATCCGCAGCGGGGAGGATGTTTTGGAGCATCTGCCTGAGGATGTTGCCCATCTGGGTCTGCCCCGCCGGGCGATAATCGTTGCCGATGAGACAACCTATGACTTGGCCGGCAGGAAAGTGGTGGAGCTTCTAGAGGCGGATCAGATCACGACAGAAGAAGTGATCCTAAGACCACGGCGAGCCTTTGGCCAGCGTCATTGGGTGTTGCCCGATGAACACAGTCTGGGACAAGTTCTCTTGGCAATCGGTGATGAACCCTGTTTTCTCGTCGCCGTCGGAGCGGGAACCATCAACGATATCGTACGGTTTGTGGCCCATCGCACCGGAAAGGCTTTTATCAGCGTGGGTACCGCTCCGTCCATGGATGGGTATGCGTCGACGGTATCGGCCCTGCTCACCGGCAGCTTCAAGAAAACTGTACCTGCGACTTACCCGGCAGCTATATATATCGATGCCCAGTTGCTGGCCACTGCTCCTTTGGAGATGGTGGCCGCGGGCTTTGGCGATTTAGTGGGTAAGTCTGTGGCCATGGCGGACTGGATGTTGTCCCACATTCTCAATGGGGAATACTACTGTCCAACCATCCATAGTATCGTGGAGCAAGTGCTGCAGATGGCCCTCATCGATGTGATGGCTTTACGGCAGCGAGAACCCGAGGCCCTGGTGCGGTTAACGGAGGGGCTGGTGCTGTCGGGACTGGCGATTTTGATGTTCAATGATTCCCGACCGGTCTCGGGAGCGGAACATGAGTTGGCCCATTTCTGGGAGATCCGGGGAATTCCCGAGGGAAAACTCTTTTACCATGGAGCCAAGGTGGCCGTGGCTACTCCCATCATCACCAAATTCTATTCTGAGCTACTGGCCAAGGACCCGAACCGAATTGACTGGGAGCAGGTAGGAGCCAATCGACCAAGTCTAGAACAGTACAGTCGGCAGTTGGAGCAGGATTTTCAGGGAGCTTGGCAGAGTATTGCCACAGCGGCCTGGCGGGAAAGTAAAGCTGTGGAGTTTGCTCGCGCTTCCGGTGAG encodes:
- a CDS encoding sn-glycerol-1-phosphate dehydrogenase translates to MPWSAEELAGGQIQCECGRVHHVPIHTIRSGEDVLEHLPEDVAHLGLPRRAIIVADETTYDLAGRKVVELLEADQITTEEVILRPRRAFGQRHWVLPDEHSLGQVLLAIGDEPCFLVAVGAGTINDIVRFVAHRTGKAFISVGTAPSMDGYASTVSALLTGSFKKTVPATYPAAIYIDAQLLATAPLEMVAAGFGDLVGKSVAMADWMLSHILNGEYYCPTIHSIVEQVLQMALIDVMALRQREPEALVRLTEGLVLSGLAILMFNDSRPVSGAEHELAHFWEIRGIPEGKLFYHGAKVAVATPIITKFYSELLAKDPNRIDWEQVGANRPSLEQYSRQLEQDFQGAWQSIATAAWRESKAVEFARASGELLSDHWVEIQRRVPASLLDIERIMADLRTLEAPATPRELGLEREWVEASLRSAREMKPHRYTVMDLAAEMGCLDEISEAVLTWIWP
- a CDS encoding alcohol dehydrogenase catalytic domain-containing protein: MTKMLRANLINPQEFRLEEVERPVPGPGEVLIDVKLCGICGSDIHAYHGVHAFIHCPIVLGHEFVGDVAAVGPDVTEFSPGQKVVVEPNLVCGECYNCRNGRYNVCLNLKVIGCQDTGAYAQSIVVPTDKVLPVPEDLSYDRAVLVEPLAVGVHAIHRSGMKAGDRVVIFGVGPIGLLTLVAAKSMGAGKVLAVDVIDSRLELAQRFGADTVCNSTRDNLEEVIVREFGPERADLHFECSAAPQALNQAIDLARKGLTIVQVGCFGPPVTINNLSYVQEHELSIIGTMMYMKSDYQEAIDILYSADLPFEELITHRFPLQDVAKAFQMLDEEKERVIKAVLEIG
- a CDS encoding response regulator transcription factor, with product MREREVLKLIAKGLSNEEIAEQLFISKHTVKNHITNIYRKIGSRNRTKVALWAIRYGLLPMD